agacctagttggatcgacccggttatatcttttcttaagaatgacacccttcctgaggacaaatctgaagtaGATAAGATatgtcgaaaggcgccacgtttctggttgtccgaggaccagaaactgtacaaacgatccttctcaggaccgtacttgttgtgtgtgcaccctgaatcaagggaagcacttctggaggaactgcataaggggatttgtggaagccacactaggggaaggtccttagcccatagagctctgactcaaggttattggtggcccaatatgcagagggaagctcaggattatgctcaaaagtgtgatcaatgccagaggttcgcccctaatattcatcaacctggaggggctcTCAACCctctttccagtccttggccttttgcacaatggggattggacatagtggggccatttccgagagctgtaggaaacaaaagatggtttctcgtggggacagactatttcactaaatgggttgaggccgagcccttagcaaatatcagggacattgattccaagaaattcatccggaaaaacatcgtcactagattcggtattccacacacacttatctcagacaatggcgtccaattcgacagcaaggcttttaggaaatactgtggtgacatgggcatcataaatagatactccaccctagcttatcctcagggaaatgggcaagccgaggctgttaacaaggtcatagtcagtgggctcaagaaaaggttggacgatgcgaaaggcagatgggtagaagaactcccccatgttctgtggacatatcggactacgccgcgcaggtccacgggagaaacaccattctctatgacttatggagccgaggcggttatacccctagaatctggttttcccactctaaagacgagttcttttagcccggagaataacaatggactcctagagaaaggtcttgatttacttgaggaacgacgcgaggcagctatggtccaaatggcttattatcaacagaagctaaaacggggatatgatgcccacgtgaagctaaggccgctcgcacttggtgatcttgtactaagaaaatttgtaggcacttctaagaacccagcttggggtaagttaggtcccaactgggaaggcccctatcgcattgtttcagtagcaggcatagggtcatatcggctagctgacctagatgaaagaattgtaccacgcccgtggaatgtaaataaccttagaaggtattattattaataaaatgtgcttttgttagttaacatttcaaagttataagtacctctggcatttgaagttactattcttaagaatcaaacaaaaacttggttaagtgtagtcctcggaccacaaaccttgtggaaattgatatcttatcatttgttaaacagaaccttagttatgccgggtcctcggacctcctactttggggaaattaacatttgaagttactattcttaagaatcaaacagaaacttggttaagtgtagtcctcgaaccacaaaccttgtggaaattaatatcttatcatttgttaaacagaaccttagttatgccgggtcctcagacctcctactttggggaaattaacatttggagttactattcttaagaatcaaacagaaacttggttaagtgtagtcctcggaccacaaaccttgtggaaattgatatcttatcatttgttaaacagaaccttagttatgccaggtcctcagacctcctactttggggaaattaacatttggagttactattcttaagaatcaaacaaaaacttggttaagtgtagtccagggaccacaaacctcgtggaaattgatatcttgtcatctgttaaatagaaccttagttatgccgggtcctcggacctcctactttggggaaattaacatttggggttactattcttaagagtcaaacagaaacttggttaagtatagtcctcagaccacaaaccttgtcactgttcttaatatcttgtcactgttcttattcttatcacacgttttatggaaatcagtatctcaccattcattaatttggatctcatgttccacatttttaagtgttaaacaaatttttgtaaggaatggtctttggaccttacatcctactgaaagaaatacgtcagattacaaaggtttaaccatcatgtgagttgtctaactgtgacattatttaatatctaaattaagttatgtggctgttttgaagtcatagttgtTTGCTtggtggagttagacttatttattctgttttctctttaactatttgttattgaaaactttcatggcaagcacaaaaagaataaggtaaaacaaagacaacatgaacgaaagttgaataaaaatgttcttcattaattgTATACAAAAAAGGGGGAGGAGTACAAAAGGTTCTATCCTAGGCCTTAAGCTTGTGTAGgagggtcttggagggagctgctgccagcctcggtACTCTTCAACTCCAGttcaaaggtggacaaaacttacttccctttgtctgttgaagagacgaggggctccatgtcttgaacttgctccttctcggcgccatcacacttgtccttctctttataggaaccttcaggttctgtaggatcaggaacaagttcttgcaccacaggaggaagggcaagagaggcagcaacaggagggtcttcaatttcctatatgtctaggggaagccaaatgttctcgggcttcctcagctcggaagcttgaggaacccctgctgcattcatggcctctccctaGACCTGCTGATAGTACTCTCGacacaaggccgcaaaagcctctgtcagctgttcttgcgttctggtcaccccctcctgatagctggccttctttGTGGCCTCTagtgcgtgcttgtgggcgcgagcctcctccttcgcccgtgtaagctccttttccaagtcaaagcatgcctgttggacttgggcaagctcgtcatccttttggcggagaagcttacgctgcccctccacttggccctccatcgtcttcaagctggccttgtcaccatctctctctcttttcaagtcggccagctgtgACGTGATCTTCCCGTTCTCTGCTAGGGCATGGCCTAGGGACCTTCctgcctcttgccttagctcttgctccatcccagcgcgcttctgagaatcctccacgaacttcttggatggactgcaaaaatgccGGGAGGTTAAATAcggtaaagtgtttacaaataaatataaagtacgAGTGCgagatggaacttaccagagctaaacccctttttaatgaGAGGAACAACTGCGGCTGGCctatcttctccaaggtttccatgtccttgggcagcaaaagaggacgctccaacacctcggccaaatgatgggcgtggccttgttggactgccctatTGCTGGAATGACAAGGAATGGGTGCGTCgtccagtctcaagtcaggagaccaggtagctggtgctcggcgcacctcggccatgtctctgatctccccgctttcaactgagcgggcgcgccctttgcccttatcCAATTTCTACTGCTGGGCCGGCGCGGGCtatttcatcttcttttgtttttcacctccagccccctcggcctccgttttccttttcttcttgggatcttcggctggaggcttggggtcggctggaggaggaggaggtggtggtaaaGCCGGGGGAACCTGGGACCCCCTCGTCCCCTTCTTCGCCACTCGTGCGCCTCTTGCGGTCATAAGGCCcttcagctcgtccatctcttcttcaatgaagctgtcgtctggacgcgctatcactagaccttcTATCCCAGAGGCTtcggctgcttcttcttcctcgtcggaaagaacaacgaacgggtttccacgaggtcgtggggagtcctcgaactgaaattgttctatctcctcgtccaacgtgttcgaagaagacactcgctcctccgGGACAGCAATTGCCCGAGAGTGCACGCGAGgaactgccgctatgggctgtgtgtacaacaCTGTGTgtggggcgtcagggatgtcgtggtcggccaaaaagtggggtctggctacgtgaattctcctacgccttcggtcacccgcgattattgcgttctcgatctcctggaagtccgaggagatgggatcgtaccccagaatcaagtgggccgccctaagttgtaagtctccACTAACGAACACGTCAGAGCgtagcactctattcaaatctgcaacgttgcagtggcttaagcgtgggcgcacgttttgcttatctgcaaagaaaaacatccaaataaacaaacatggtcagatttgtagaacatataataaattaaagttagacgctcaagtaaatgcaaatgcacatgcctagatgatttagggagttatggagggggaagttaaatcctaaggtgtcgcacttggatctccccactcaactgggcagtgggggccgtcgtgccagttgccagagacgatgaggtagtcatccttcatgcctttattggacttgggcaaacaggagatcaacctaactacgctggagcgggatttgatgtaataacctactccagtgagtttgtggcattcgtacataaagacgacatcatgccacgTGAGGTTCGAAttccatttgctcgtttagagcatcaacgcttcctaagaccctaaaacATCGGGAGCGCACCGATCGGGGCACACCcagtggttgcgaagatactccccggtaacgggtttcattgggagggtcatcccaccttctacgaaggcaaccattgggatgatgacctctccggctttcctagaaccggccacggcttccgccgggcagtatcttaaacctacatcgctgggaatgaGGTATTTAGCTCTAAAACCCTCCATCCCAGCAgcggtatctactagacacttaaactttcccatctgaaagaaatgaaagactaagttctaagagagGGAACAGTTAAAAGGGGGgccgaggacaggatccgaggagaaagggttaaggaaaaggaataagaacttacaaatttcaagttgtgcgaatttccacggatttctgcagacaaaaggtgattactgatgttttgatgggattagcctctgaggaaataaatgagggcgcaggttcccaaagcgtcacgacgtgcgagaaacggcctcgaaattgcatttGTCCTGCCCAAATTTTCACggagtaacaagggccgttggatgctcatctcactgttgaacgtgggggacaaggtgtaacttacggtaataaaagcgcgcgtttttgaaaataaaaccgccaagtggcatcctctggaacgcgaaacggtttccaCACATACAGTTaattacaaaacgtgtggggtaagtcctcgttgaatcaaaaccctattttttctcctcggacgatGAAAAATAGAgctttgaggggctattgtggggagtaaaaggacccaagtgggcatatgggcctttggactgtagcatggagggctgacctgctccagaattaaactctacaaattggcccatactccgaggatccgaggatacggccgagggcgagcttctcctcggacagatccaagaaaactcaaaacttcattatgaaggtcaagacacaactctggaaagactaatggctaaagggggacaccctgaaccttctagatgcaccaatgttaaagaaaatatcaagagcaaaggctgccacctctgcattaaaggctctgcacctacctccctggccgcattaatgggaaagtgacccctgaacagtagggctgaaacttctagtcactttccaaaaagtatcagggaaggaagtatttaaggggggtgaaggccaaagaaaaatgGGGGATttgcaacaaagaaagaaacaaagaattgtaacttttaagtaagaaacagaaataatacagaagtagtcctcaacttacgtccgaggagacctatttacaattatcttttgttatttacatgtgtttgtaactcttaacctgttatcaagttttcagtacttctaacctaggtttgcagcccacactctacaaattttattgtttaaggctcattgggcctgagcccgtagttgtgtttgggtccaggtgcaattgtgcgcttacaccTCTCAtccaatttctttaaaaaaaaattgccatataaaaaaatatttctcaaatgaaaataatctataaaattaataaaaatattttatagatatttttgtgagaaattttaaaaaaataaataaattcattagtTAATTGAATACTTagtaatagtttttttaatgaaatttgactaaaagcttaaattgaataaatttgtaaCTTACATAACTCAATTGAACgaaaataaagtttaaaaaaaatgaaattaatatcAGTTAAACCTAGAGGgtgtaatttgcattttagccaacAAACTATGTACCCATTCATTtagttcaagtttttttttttttatataatttaaaagtttttcaacacAGATAATAAATAGGAATTCGTAAATTATGAActtgaatgaaaatttgataattgagaAGAACGACCAtagatattatattattttatttattatatttctgAAAATCTGAAAAGTATTGTATTTCAaactataattatattatttttatataattttgtaagATAGTATAAAAAACTAACTAATAAatcatgtgtgtgtatatatgtgtgtgtgtgtgtatatatatatatatatatacaatttttgtagttcttaaaaaatcaaacaagaaaaattatttattgcctcataatatatatcataatttcaaataatgtattcttcatatttaaaatttaacacacacacacatgcctACATACATATTATAATGACATTAGGATTTGATCATCCAATATATAGAAGGGAAATAaaaaagatcaaagaaaaaaaaaatgaaagttataataaaaatatgagaATGTGTAAGTtaattataaatagtaaaaaatgaaacttaaaaaatatttaatttgataaattttttatggtataGAATAACAAACCTTAGCagtgcttcaaaaaaaaaaaccttagcaGAATATTTATCTATGAGCTTAATACGGTAtagttttaataataaaagggtatattcttagaatatttttactttataaGATAAAagagaatttaaaaatatttttttttttataataattactcCGTAAATTATTGGAATAGGAGGATGAGAGATTCCAatcttaattttgtttataaagGAAATTAGATAATATTATTGGCGTTGAGCTAGAAGCAAAGAACACCTTTATTCATAATTCGCTATCtcacgctccgtttgtttcaatgaaaaactttgtgtaaaaataatttttttatttttcaatgtttggtagtataaaaaaatataagtcaaaggaaaactatctttggtcaatataaaaagtatgacttatttttagagattgtttttcattaaatttttttggaaaacaactctatctcacagcaagctaaataagggaagttaagaggttgtttttcaacttatttaaagttgctaccaaacattaaaaaataagataattttatagaaaatactttttaaaaaatgactcaatttctaaaaaatatcattattgaaacaaacagagcatcaGTTTCTTTGgggaccaaaaaaataaaagaaagtgaTTGAGGTTTTATTCTTTAAAAGAGTCAAAAGAGAACCGATAATTAATCATGGTTAACGGGTGACATTGAATAAAGTCCATGATAAACACGACATTGTTGCTTTCAAAGCCGCCTTCAATGACCAATGTCAGTGACACAGGCACAGCCTTGGACGATCACTAATACCAAAGAACATAATAAAAGACAACAGAAGAGATACAAGTAACAGTAAAGGGCACAAaagacaaaactcaaaacccaagAAAGACCCCTCAACCGACCTAAACCAAAGCCGACGAAGCAAAAGATGCAAAACTCTCAAGGACTCTATCCCCTAAAACTATTTCTAAATTTGGCAAATCATGTGTCCCCTGCTAAAGCcacacatttatatatttttatgtatatggTCACCGACAGAAACAGCAAACAAGAATAGGTGTTACCCTTAATGGCTTAATGCTATATAAGTACACCAATTCAACATCAACCAGTAGAGAAGCACAAACACAGAGGTAAGCATGAGTAGCCGCTACCACAACCATGCTCTCTCACCAAACCAGTGCGGTGCAAGCCTAGTCCAAACCATAGACGCACCTCTCCCACTGGTTTGGTCCATGATCCGCCGTTTTGACAAACCACAAGCCTATAAACAGTTCGTTAGAAGCTGCACCATGAGGGCTGGCAATGGTGGCATTGGAAGTGTGCGTGAAGTGATGCTTATCTCTGGCTTACCAGCTGAAACTAGCACAGAGAGGCTTGAAAAGCTTGATGATGACATGCATGTCATGATTTTTAGCATCATTGGTGGTGATCATAGGCTTATGAATTATCGATCTACCACAACCTTGCATGTAGATGAAGAGGCAAAAGGTGGTAAGACGGTTGTGGTTGAGTCATATGTGGTTGATGTTCCAGTGGGAAATAGTAAGGAGGATACATGCTCTTTTACTGAAACCATAATTGGATGCAACCTTAGGTCTTTGGCTAggattttggagaagatggctTGTAGGACTAGGGTTtgattactattattattataatttttgagAGGATCACAAAGCTCATCCTCTTTACTCTTTTCTGTATATAGATATGTGATTGTAGTTGGTTTGTGCTAATGGTACTCGTGTATTCTTTTTACCTTGTAACAGCACTTATTTTTTCTTGAGCACCTCCAATATATCTTATTGTTAATTAAGATTATCCTTCTGATAGTGAGTAAGACAAAATAAGAAATGTTTAATTGGAGGAGGTTTGAATTATGTGGCAGcataaattgtgaaatttgtgcAATGTTATATGAATGATGAGAAATTCTATGGGGACTCGCGTTTTTTCCCTAGTATACATACTTTACGGTATCCTGATGACTGACATCCCACAAAAAATGGGCCCAAAGGGTGGGGATCACAAATCATATATATAGCCCTCGCTCTATCATTTATGTGCTTTGCCAGCACGTCCGTAATACCTCAAATTGTGCAAATTGGATTAAATTGGATTGTTTAAATCTATGTTGTATAGATGTATGTTTAGTCCCACGGGTATTTACGGAGTGGGTAATGAGTTTACAAGTGATTACAATGAGACTCAATTATAACTTGATTAGTCTTTTTAGAGGTATAATTACATACATGACTTATGTCACTCTTAGGGGAAAATATTAAGACCCTCCTGttaaaagttagtttttctttaccattaaaaaatgtcaatttttgaATGGTGTTTATGGagatatcaacaaaaaaaaaaaaagctctaacCAAAAGTtgtaataaaaaacaaacaaacaaaaaaagtagcTCTAGGAACAGAGCAAAAGATTATGTGTACGTTTGGGATTGCTTAAAAAGTCaggttttttttactattcagcttatttttactcctatttatgggtctcattgaactttttgatactatttatgagcCTACTACACTATTTCAGCtttcttttagctttatttataaatagtactttcagtaaaaagttttcagtttttgctaAATAAGTTATTCCCAAACAGACAttggatatatattttttttaatacatgttATGCAGAAATTAGAACAAAACATTGTCAATAAACATGGAAAATATTAATGTACACACTTTTTTTCCCAAATAGGGTTCAATTCCATGAAAGAaatggatttaa
The sequence above is drawn from the Castanea sativa cultivar Marrone di Chiusa Pesio chromosome 5, ASM4071231v1 genome and encodes:
- the LOC142637121 gene encoding abscisic acid receptor PYL11-like, whose amino-acid sequence is MSSRYHNHALSPNQCGASLVQTIDAPLPLVWSMIRRFDKPQAYKQFVRSCTMRAGNGGIGSVREVMLISGLPAETSTERLEKLDDDMHVMIFSIIGGDHRLMNYRSTTTLHVDEEAKGGKTVVVESYVVDVPVGNSKEDTCSFTETIIGCNLRSLARILEKMACRTRV